GATTGCAGCTCACAAAGACTAAATTTTAACAGTTTGGGGCATATATAAACAACAGTTACCTACACACACACGGAaaggacttaatttttttaatcgGAGACtcaacatttacatttcttttaatttaattattgcTCAAGACATCAGGGCATTCTTACAGTGTGGACTCTCACATGGCAAATGTTgctaataaaatgaaaaacagacaCAAGCAAATGACTAAAGCTTACTACCAGAGCTTAAAACTCATGCAAAATCCACACTGAGGTGTGTGGCAGGCTCACATTTACAGCTATTTCTCCTTACTGAGGAAGCTTTGTAAAATACCTTAAAGCACACCACTGTAGCATTTAAATAACACAGTACTTGCAAATCAAAACATGGAATTAGAGCTTAAAACCAAACATACTTCATGATGCTATCATGGTAAGCTATAATATTAGCTTCTGGACAAAACTGTAACACGCTTTCCTTGGCAAcctagaaacaaaacaaacaaaaagaaaacaaaaaaaacacttattatttcttccttccttctaaAGACAGACTTGATACCAGTTGAGTATCGAGTAAGTTGGCTACCCTAAGagatttaaatacttttataatGAAATGCTGTGGATAGCCATGATAACCAACCAACACTTACCTCTGCACAGCAGAAACTACACTGGGACATGTTTCTAACACTATCCATAAAATAATACTGAGCAAGAAGACTTGAGCTTTGACTTTTTCCTCACCTGTGATTTTGATCTTCCaacatgtttcttttgaaacagaaactgcCTGTTGAGATTGCTGACATCAATAGTATCCAAATCAATCTACAAACAAACAAGAGAGGCATTTCACTTCCACAGAAACACAAGGAACAAAATCATGAACAGAGTTTGAAGGAAAGGTGAGACCAAAATGCAGAAACTTTACAGCCCCCTTTTCAGGTGTCACATCTGCACTAGAGCAACTGGACAGGCACAAGTGATGACCTCAGTACCCTCAGGAATCCCACCCTGAACACTGCTCTGGGCTTCCCCAAGGTGCAGGAAAGGCTGCTCCAAACCAACCAGTTTACAAATGAACATGGCTTTGAGCAACTGAATCACTGAACCAAGGGCTGCATCACCAACTtacacacacactgcagggcACGAGTTTTACTGGTTGTCACAGGACTAACTGCCCAAGtgtatgttaaaaaataatgaagtttgcttacaaaatgaaaatatccaaTCACACAACCAAGGTGTCTAAAAACATACAGCACAGAACACCTGTGGTGTACAACCTCAAAGGATGCCATGTCTGCAATTCCCCTAAAAGCCTTGTTCCTATTTATTAATATATgcacaggaacagcaaaaaTTCAAATGTCTTTAACCCCCACCACCAGAATTAAGATTTAACTAGAACTCTGACATTTATTCCTAGCTTTGTTACtacttttcctttaattaaacAGTTTCTCTGATCAGTGACTCTTTTTAGAAGTCCTCTCCTGTCCTTAACATTTGTAACCAGGAGGAGGGACAGTTTTTCTGAGTATCAGAGATGTTTCTCACAATTCCCACAGATAATGGTGACAAACTCAACACAGCAACACTTTCACTGCACACTCCTCTCAGCCTGACAGTGCAGTGAGAAGGGTAAACATGACACTGAGGGTGTTCTCATACACTTCTCATTTTATGAATTATGAAAAACACACTTATGGAACATCCTTTGCATGCAAGATCCAAACTCCAAGAttaaaattcctgttttctgaaGGGAATATCTTTAATTTAAGGACTAAGCTTTAATATACTAAGAACTGCAACAGCTCAAGAGTTTTATTGAAACACTAAATATAAGCACTTGTGAATAtagagcaaacagaaaagatacAATGCCTTAGAAATGTATTATAAAGCAGAGATTGTTAAACTCTATCACCCACAGTATCAGAGTAACTACCCATGGCCTTGtatcttttaatgaaaatggtatttgcatgaaaacacatttctacctcctttctttctcctgagACACACTCAGAAAGCTTGTTTAGTCCAAAGCCAAAAAGACCAAGAACCTCAAGGGAAAACAGTTAAGGGCAAAACTCTGTTAAAACTTCCACTACCCAGAAAACTTCGAGTATTTTAACTGGGGATGAGGACAAAGGGACACAAAATACCActgcaaacagcaaaaccagGGTAAAGGAGGCAAAGGAAGGTTTTCTCCAGAGAGACAACTTGACCATTAGACCTCAACAGAAGCTCCAGTCCAGCTCAAAATGACCAGAATTTAACAGTTCACCTATTAAACAACTTCTACACAGCTACCATTTTAGtcagctggaagaaaaggcACCAGAACTTCTTAAGAATATATATCATGTTCTTAATTCAGACCTGGATATTGAGTAACTTCATTTTGTTCTCCATTCCTGAGGACAACAGCCTTTCAACACAATATATTTAAGTCACATATTTGTGAGTTGTCTGGTATTCAAAACtaccaattttttttagtattaatatttttttttaaaaaatcacaacttacttataaaaatataaagtattttcAAGTGTTCAGGTTTGTTAGTATTTAACAACCAAGGAAAACCCTCAACAATATCACAAATATTGACAAAAGCAATTTATTCCCCTGACAGCAAATTTCCTCTTTGCataattattacttttttgCTCTCACCTTGTCTTCTACCCACCCATTCCTTATGTTAATAAACTATTACTGTCCTGCACGAAACACTGCCAGTGATATTGTTAAATGAAGACAGCTCTGATCCAACATGTACTTAAGTTAATGGAGTTCAACCAAATCAGCCTTGAAAGACAATACCAGAACCTAAATTATAATAAGTGAAACAATAAGCAGATTTATGCCTAATGAACAACTGGAAAATCAGGAGCTATTAAACTCTATTGTAATGTTCTGCAGGAGGACACAACTGACTTGgtaaggtggggaaaaaagggggaatacTGCAGAAAATGCAGGTTTCCTCTCTTCTACAGTTTATTTCCCTGCTACAATGTTCAAATTGGAAAGGCTCTAAACAAAAAGGGACAATCTGGAATTACTTTTTAAACTTGTAGAATGTGTTTTAAGCGTATCTCAGTGGGAAAGTCTGAGTTGTAGAGATAACACAGCAAACCAGTAGCTGTTGTTCTATGAGCTGCTACAGTTCTAGGTAcgagctgctctgctcagcccgTCTGAGCACAACCCCAAActcctccagcctggcacaCCAAACTCCCAGGTGTGACTCCTGGGCACACTCGGCAGGACAAAGGTACTCAAGGGAACAGACTGTGCTCCAGCTGGATTTGAAACCATGCGCTGTTCCTCATTTCAGTAAGGAATCAATGCAGGTTTGGACACCGGGTAACTGAAGTTCTGCCGACAGCATTTCTCTCTATCCCGTTTCCATCAcacccttcccccccccccccccccacctgcCCTTCCCACACATTTTCAGATTAATATCTGGAAGCAAAAGTGAAAGCAGGAGCCCGCGGGACGCGCCGTAACCGGATCCCAGCGCTGACGGTTCTACAGCCCGGTATCGGAACACACAATTCCCCTCCCTGCGGGTTTTCCTCGCTCCACTTCACCCCCGACCACCCCCCGGCACGCCGGCACCGGGTAAAGCCCAGCCTTTCCTGACACGGCCGGGCAGCAGAGGCGGACAGCGCGGTGTGCCGGGGAGTTCCACCGGCGCTGCCCGGGCCGGTTCCCGGGGGTGGCCGTGCCGTGCCGGGGGAGGCGGCGCagcggccgcggcggggccggggccgaggGCGGCGATGGCGCGCAGGCCGCGGCCCTTTGTggcgcccccggcccggcggtgccgcggcggccgggccgtgtcgggccgggccgggcgggtCCGGTTCGGCCCCGCGCTCAcagcgcggcgggagcggccgcgccggccccgcgcccccacCGAGCGCCCCCACGGGCTCGGCCCGCCCgtcccggcccccgcccgccgcgcacCACGTAGATGTTGCTGAAGCCGGTGAGCACCAGGTTCTTGAGCAGCTCGCAGCCGATGCCGCCCGCGCCCACCACGAGCACTCGCGCCTGGGACACGGCCTGGGCCAGCTCGAGGCGCAGCGGCCCCGACAGCGGCGCCGCCATGACGGACacggcggcggctccgcgcgCCTCCTCACGGCCCGCGCGGGGCGGAGCGCCGTCCGCGCTCCCccgcgccccctgccggcccgGAGGACCGCGCGGGAGAGTTGGGCGGGGTGCCCCCGGTTCGAGTCCCGCTCCCGCCGGGAACCGCCCCCCGCCCGTCCCCGAACTCAGCGCTGGGCACCCGGGGACCGGCACGGCCCGGACAGAGCCGGAGCACCCACGGCAGCGCTCCCGGGCAACACGAGAGCTTtacttgtgtttgttttgaatatattaatattttaaatatacatatttaatataCTTATATATTCAATATCACTATATAAGtaatgtttatatatttaatacatttatataatatagctatatatattatatatttatatattaaatagaTTTAGATCATAActatatttatgtattatattaCTATATAGAGAGTTCACAAAGCATTTGTACAATGCTCTCATGCTGAGATTCTTGGGGTATTTATTCTGTGCAGGATgaggagttggactcgatgatcctgatgggtcctttccaactcagcatattctatatttttaatctacttaacatatttatatttaatattttttgtatatttattattattactcaCCCTAAGTTAACTAACTCTCCTCCAGAAGTTGATGTCATAAGCTACAATTCTTCCATTAAAAAGTAGCTTTGCAAACACATTCCACCAGTTCAGGCTGTCCTGTTGTCTCTCTGTGtgtctccccctcccctcatTTTAAGCACACACTTTTACAGCACTAATTTATCCTGCAGCATTAAACCTGTACGGAATGCTCGAAGGACACTGACTTAAATTACTCCTCCATTCAGTCAATTTAGATACTGCAATTTAGCCCAAACCAACAGGGAATGCCAGAGAAGAATGCAGgcagtttaaaattaaagcagcaCAATTGGATTGTTGCATTGTTATACACTTTCCCTTGtagttaagaaaaaaacaaaaacccataacaagaaaaaacatcCAACGGACTTTTCATCTATGTagagaaatacaatttatttaaataatttctgatctGGGTCTTCttgtacaaaaataaattcttcaagAGGTGTTTGGTGATTTGTTGGCCAACAGCTTCTCTCGCACGTGTAAACTATAACAGTTCCAAATTCCACTGACAGAtctaaaaacaaagcaacaaaggCAGGTGAAGGCAAGAAAAGTGACATAACTGGGGACTATTGCTTACCACTATACTTCAATCTTTGCAGAAACCATTAACTCAGAAACTATTTCTCATATTCAGTCTCCTATGTACACagcattttctgattttaaacgTTTTAAAGCAAGCTGACTTGGAATTTTTAAAGAGCTCCTTAAGTGTCTACAATCTTATCTgacaatatttattattttccaagGCCTCCTTTAAGAGGCAATAAAGACAAATTATTCCCAGGGTCGTGGAATGATCCCTGTTGGAGCTATTAAAGTTCACTGGTGAGCAAGTGAAGGTGCAATCACAGAGTACTCCCTTTTGCTCAGCGAAATCTCTAAGGGAAATAGTGAATTCTACAGAACATGATTACTGTAGTGAAGCACATCAGTGcctgtggggaaaaagaaacaatccaAATACCAAAAAGGTGACAGTTTCTGGTATTGACTGGACtaaggcagagctcagcacctgAGTCACTCTGGAGCAGGCTGACCAGGGCTGGCATCAGCTGCAATTCAAacaccctgctgctcccacaggtACTGCAGGCTGGAACGCCCTGGCTGATGTTGGCTGGAGGACACGTGATGAACAGAGGCTGCCCACCCCAAGAGTATctaagagaagaaaggaaggaacaattaattattttttaccaCCTAAATTTGATAGGAAAACTGACATCTTGGCAACTGTGTTCTGGTTTCACTGCACTCTCTGAACTAGCTTGAAGTAAAAACCATGGTTATGAGTCAGAATCATTGCCTAAGCTTCAAAAGAGTCATTAAACAAAGAATAAAGATGGGAAGGGGGAAATACTTGGAAGGCCAACACGTGGAAAATCTTTAGGAAAGACCTGGTTTTAAGGAGATAAATGCTTTGAATTGACACCTCCAAAATATGCTGTACCTGACTCATTTAATTAAGGAAACTACACTTTCCTGAAAAGTGGAATCCTAGTAGCAGTAAAAGGTAAGATTCAAGGAAAAGATTCAACACAGAATAGGTCTCAAACCCACTGCAGTTATGGCTCAGAactggtgttttatttttaagagctcTCACAGCCTCACAACTAACAGGAAACCCAGACCAAGGATGGTTTCCACTGAACACCAAGCAGGAGATTGTGTGCTTTGCTGAAGCTCAACAAGATCCACAGCCCAGGAGCAATGGGAGTCCAACAGCCCTGACATAACCCAGCGAGGGCAAAGGGAGGGCTATGGAAAGATTATAATGagtattatattaatatttaaactttaaaatatatttttaataatgtaatatttagattttaacgattttaaatattttattatttataattaatattttacgTCCCAGGAATCACCAGAGGTGatgttttagaataaaaaattcCAAGAGCACAATACTGCAAAGTGATAGACCCagtgaaaagctgaaagaaatgctACTTGCACTCTGTGTTACTACATCTCCTGTATAACCTTTGGTAGTTAATTAATGAAAGTCACTAATGTTTCTAATGTGTGTAACCAGTCCCTCAGACTTCAGCTCCCATCAAAAAGGCACCAGTTGGTTCCACTTGATTCTGGAAACTTGATAAAGCAAAAGTCTTGTCACTACACTGAGCCGGCCTGACCAGCCAGGCAGCACTGGACTCTGGAACACTTGGTGTGACCCAGGAAAACCTTGTGTATTATCTGCTACTATGAATGACTTATGATTTAATCCCCTTGTTATACTCCCACGCAGAATTAACTCCTCTTTTGGGAGAGTAGCTACTCTGAGGTTACACTGCTTCTGCTCTGGGGAAAGCTACACATTTACAAGACCTGAAGACTGCAGGGGATCAGCACAAGAAGTTACAGAACTGAAGCTTTTAAACAAGTAATTTCTTAATCCAGTAACATCTCAAGGACTGAAACATTAGAAATTACAAACAGGTTACAAAATTTGACAGGAGGAGGTAGCCTGGGAGACCTGTCccaacagcacagcactgtTCCACCTTACTTCCCAGACTTCCACCTCAAAACAGTCTCTTGAAAATCTGTGTCTGCATTTCAGTGAGTCTTCACAGACGGTCTGGGTCTGTTCTCACCAGGTCTTGTGTCAAAAAAGTCTCCTATAGCCAGAGCTGGGGCCTCTGATCCTACTTTGCTTCTCATCTACTCAGACTTTGTACAAAACCAGCCCAACCAGGGACTGAAGCCTGACCACACAGCCATGGCAACAACTATAATAAAttttttgatgaagaaataaaagcatacatatctttccaaagaaatagTTTGGTTTGATGTACTAACAATGCAAGTCTACAATCTGTATCTCCCCATTACAACTAGATTACCTTAGAATCTGTTCAGGACACAGAGATATTCTTTTCATAAATTTATGAAACGTGTGGTCCCAGCTTTTGACTTCACTCTTCTCATATTTTTCATTACCACCTTCACCTGcaaagctggaagaaaacaaggaaagaaacaagatGTTCAATAAGGTTTTCAGTATGACATGCATGTTGTAAATAAGCAGTGGTTACTATACACTCACATTTAATTACACTAAGTACACTAAACAAAACTATATATGTTAGGAGACAATTCCTATTAGGGGTTGCAAGTGAACATTCTGCTTCTGGTTCTTCAGTTTCTGGTGGCTTACAATTACCAACAGTGCTTCAAACTATCCCATGGGATTCAAATCCACCAGCTTTATTCCTTCAAAAAACCCTTTAGTAACTTCTCAAAAgtttttctagtttttaaattatgatgttgtctttttcagttttgaatcAAACATAATTAaggttctatgattctataaaagtCAACAAAACTCAACAGGAACACCACTGCTGACAAGTGTTCTATGCAGATTATGCAAGGACAGTAGCTTTAGCTATAAACAAATTCAACATTGTCCACAACTCAGGAAAAGTCAAATGACCCGGATATAAGTGCTCACTGTGATCACCTAagttaaacattttattaagaaaatgttttcagtaactacattcaaaaattgtttttcagacAACCTTCACTAAACCTTCAGGAGTCTTACCATCATGACAGTCTCTAGCCAAAAATCCCTAAATCCTTGAACTCTTCAAAATGCAACTGCAACATAAGAAAAGCTTTAGCCTTGTAAAGAAAAAGTGTCAAATGTCACAATATAAACCCATGCCACTTAGCACAGATATTGTTTCAGCCACCCTGGTTTGGATCCAGAGATTGACTGTCCTCTGCTCTATCTAGAGCCCAAGAACATTCCAACTGCTCAGAAATAGATGCATCTTTGAAAAACTCAAAATTTGACAGAACTGGGTGcactgttctgttcttccaACAAACCAGTGTTCCTGAAGGAGCCAGTTCCAAACAAAATCATCCAGGTTTAGTGGCAGTCCCATTTAGATCATCAGTCAGCACACAGGAAACTACACAATTCCTCCAGTTTCACCATGAAATCCAAACCTGTTCTCACCTTTCTGACATCATCTGTTCCAAATCAAGCCCCTCTCTCTGCTGATACTCCTTCAGTAGCTCATCTGCATGGTCTGTATCCAGGAAGCCACTGCAGTCTTCCTCATCCACCACATTAATATAAAAGGGTTGGAAGACAGGAGCAGGACCAGGTGTTTCCATTACCATTTCCTCACTGGCTGCAGGATGTGTGTCCTGGGAACCTGAGCcctctgcagcctcagccaAGCGAAGCTGTTGGAGCTGGGATGCACAGTCCAGCTCTCTGGACAAGGAGCTGCTCACTGCTTCACCTAAGCCCAGCAGGGAGGCACATGCAGGAGGCTCTGCTGCATCACTGACTCCCCAGTCATCTGCCTCCTCACACCAATCCTTTGCAGCAAAGTTTGATCCTTGTTTCTgagaaccccccaaaaaaggaaagagaacatTGTCAAGTCATCCACCCTAAAGCACTTCAAATAGAGTTTCCTAACAGCTGAGAAAACTGAAACCTTAACCTAGTGCTCAGTGTTATTTCACATATTCTCCTCACAGTGTTACTTCCCATCATACACACATTTACTTTTCACATCAGAACAGTTATGGCAAGGAACATCTCACGCTGGAGAATCAGAACAGGAATTCATCAGCAGTTTGAGTGGCCCTTGtccatcctgctgccatggcCCTGCCAGCTGGCTGGGgtcctccagctgcagcacagttACTGCCACACAGTTAAGTCCAAGGGCAGAATGTGGAAGGAAGTAATAACAACAGTAATGAC
The Chiroxiphia lanceolata isolate bChiLan1 chromosome 13, bChiLan1.pri, whole genome shotgun sequence DNA segment above includes these coding regions:
- the PDCD2L gene encoding programmed cell death protein 2-like, translated to MSGEPAVLLGLRDAPMAGPAGAAPLPAWATNKLGGSADWPPRVRAAPRCGRCGRALSLLVQVYCPLERGPAHRALHVFACAAPGCGPAAHSWKVLRSQYSQAQEKEARAHPVTQKQGSNFAAKDWCEEADDWGVSDAAEPPACASLLGLGEAVSSSLSRELDCASQLQQLRLAEAAEGSGSQDTHPAASEEMVMETPGPAPVFQPFYINVVDEEDCSGFLDTDHADELLKEYQQREGLDLEQMMSESFAGEGGNEKYEKSEVKSWDHTFHKFMKRISLCPEQILRYSWGGQPLFITCPPANISQGVPACSTCGSSRVFELQLMPALVSLLQSDSDLSVEFGTVIVYTCERSCWPTNHQTPLEEFIFVQEDPDQKLFK